The segment ATTCCTGCGCCGACGGCGTATATCCGTACCAACTGGCTGATGGATCCGACTTCGCTTTGCTCGTATTCGTATCTGCCGCCGGATCCCCACGGTGCTGGACTGAGACGCATGCTCGCGGAGCCGATCGCCGACCGGCTGTTTATCACCGGCGAGGCGACCGCGATCAGCTATCCGGCGACCGTCAGGGGAGCGATCGAGTCGGGACTTCGCACTGCCGGCGAGATTGCCAGGGGCAGCGAGGGTGGCCGCACGGTGATCGTAGTCGGTGCCGGGGCATCCGGACTCGCCTGCGCTCGAAAGCTGGTCGACGACGGTTTCGATGTCACCGTTCTCGAAGGTCGTGACCGGGTCGGAGGCCGGGTTCGTTCCGAGGAACTGGACGGGGTCCCGGCTGAACTCGGCGCTTCGTGGATCCAGGGCCTGACCGGAAGCCCCCTGGTCGGGATGGCGGAGGACGCCGGCGTCGAGATCGTTCCTTTCGACTACGAGTTCGACTTTGTGAATCCGGCGCAACGGCGGGCGGGCCTGGCCGGCGAGGCCCAGATGCACAAGGGGCTCCGGTCGTTTGACGGCACCTGGGCGCAGGCGGCTGTCACTCCGCTCAGCGACGTCTTTCCCGTTCGCCGGACTCCCGGCCTCCAATAGGCGATCACCGGTCTCGGGGCGGGTGTACTCGACAAGCTCTGGCTCGCCTTCGACGAAGTCTTCTGGGAGCCGGATGCCGAGATGTTCCAATGGATCGATCCGGATCGGCCGGGCCTCTGGGCAGAGTGGATCAACGGCAATCACTATCTGGGCAAACCGCTGCTGATGGGATTGAACGGCGGTTCGCAGGCGGCGGATCTGTCGGCCTGGAGTGACGAAGAGGTGCTTCGGAGCGGCATGTCCGCTCTTGAAGCGATGTACAACCAGGCCGCCTAGAGCGGGTCGCGCTCGGCTTCCGGGTGGACCGGCTCGCCTTCTTCGTCGATCGGATTCTCGAACGGCTCCGGCTTCTGGTGCGTGTCGGCTGCTTTGCGGGCCTTGTTCAGCTCGAAGATGACCGGGCTGACCGAGACGATGACTACGCCGATCAGAATCAGCTCGATGTGGTCGGCGACAAAATCGATCTGTCCGAGGAAGTAACCGAGGGTGACGACGCCGGCGCCCCAGAGGGTGCCGCCGATGATGTCGAAGGTGAGGAAGGTCCGGTAGTTCATGTTCGAAGTGCCTGCCATCACCGGGACGAACGCACGGACGATCGGGACGAAGCGGGCCAGGATGATCGCCCGTGGCCCGTGCTTCTCGAAGAAGGCTGAGGTCTGGTCGACGAACTCCCGTTTGAAGAAGCGGCTGTCGGGACGGTTGAAGAGCGGCGGGCCGAAGCGGCGGCCGATCCAGTAGCCGCACTGGTCGCCGGCGATCGCGGCGATCGGCACCAGGACCACCAGCACCCAGATGCTCGGCAGCAGGTTGGTGGTGGACGAGAGCAGGCCGGCCGTGAAGAGCAGGGAGTCGCCGGGCAGAAAGAAGCCGACCATCAGCCCGGACTCCATGAAGACGACCAGAAGCAGGCCGAGCATCGAGAATTTCTCGATCAGTGTCTCGGGATCGAGCCAGCTCGGGCCGAGGGCGAGGGGCAGGGTGTGCATCAGTTGGGCGAGGGATTCCATCGACGGGGGACGGTATAGGAGTGACCTGGCCTTTCGCCCGGCCGGGCGACGCATTCAGGGACCGTTCGGGGCTATGATCTCCTTGAAGTCGGTCGCACCCCCACTAAGCGGGGTCAGGGAATCCGGTCAAATTCCGGAACTGGCGCGCAGCGGTAGGGACGTAATAAGAGGCACTCAGCCACTGGGTCAAAACCTGGGAAGGCTGCCTCTACACAACGTCTAAGTCCGAAGACCTGCCGACTTTGCGCCATCTGGCGTACCGACAACAGCGGCCTCGCGTAATGGCTGCCGGACAAAGGAAAAACATGAAGGATCGAATCACCAAACCCGTCCTGGGTCTCGTCCTCGGACTTACGATGCTGTTCGCCTTCACGGCAGCGCCCGCGAGCGCAGCCAACAAGGTGCCGGTGAACCTCCGGGTCGTCACCTACAAGGGCAAGATCCTGTTTGACGGCAAGATCAAGACCGGCACCGCGAAGGTCAAGCCGAATACGGCCTGCCTCGGCGGCAAGCCGGGCAAGGCCCGCACCCTGACCGGTCCGACCGGTTTCGGCGTACTGGTTGACGCCGCGAAGCAGACATCGGCACTGCGGCCCCTGAAGGTCTCCGACGGCCAGTACGGATTCGGACTCTGCGGCTTCGGCAGCACCGTCGCCAAGGGAGTCAACTGGTGGGCGCTCAAGTACCAGCACAAGCAGTCCTCCACCGGTGGTGAGCTGACCAAGCTCAAGAAGGGCAGCAGCGTGCTCTGGTACCTGGCCGAGGATTACAACGTGATCGGCCTGCCCGAAGAGCTCGCGCTCAAGGCTCCGGCCAAGGTCAAGGCGAACTCGACCGTCAAGGTCCGGGTCCTCGGATACGACGACACCGGCAAGAAGCGGCCGATTGAAGGCGCCAAGCTGGACGGTGTCAGTGGCGCCCCGCTGACCGACAGGAACGGATACGCCAAAGTCACCATCAAGAAGAAGACGCGCCTCCGGGCCCGCTTCAGCGGCGCGATTCCCTCGAATCACGTCGCCATCGGGATCAAGAAGTAATCACCGCTCCCGGTTCAAAGAGGTTCATCACGACCGCCGCCGTGCTGGTGGCGGTCGTGATGGTTTTTTCCGGCTGCGGGCTCGGTGCCGGCAGCCAGGAGGGCACTGCGGAACTGCTCGTGACCCGCGACCACGGCAGTGAGGTTCTGGCTGACAAGACCCTCGATGACCTGACCGAGTCCGAGAACGCGATCCGGGTGCTTGATGACAACGCTGAGGTCGAAACGCGATACGGCGGCGGCTTCGTACAGTCGGTCGACGGGCTCGAGGGTGGCACGCCCGGCGGCCGCAGCTTCGACTGGTTCTTTTCGGTCAACGGCATCGTCTCCGAGGTCGGCGGCGCCGAATTTCCGGTCAACGCCGGCGACCAGGTCTGGTGGGACTACCGCGACTGGACCGACGCGATGGAGATCGGCGCCGTGGTCGGCGCCTTTCCGGCTCCAATGGCCGGCGGTTACGACGGCAAGGAGTGGCCGGTTTCGATCGAGTGCCTCGATTCGGCGAAAGCCTGCAAGCGGGTCCGTGACCAGCTGGGGGAGGCCGGTGTCGATGCCGAGATTTCAGTGAAAGGACTTGCACCCTCCGACGACACCCTTCGCTTCGTGGTCGGCACCTGGGACCGGGTCAACGCCGACCCGGCGGCGGGACGGCTCGCTTCAGGTCCGGCGTCGAGTGGAATATTCGCCAGGTTCAAGCTCAGCAACGGAACCAACACCCTGGTCGGTCTCGACCAGGAGGGTGACCAGGCCGGGCAGTTCGGCCCCGATGCTGGACTCGTGGCCGCCAGTCGGCGCGGTGAAGGGGCTCCGGTCTGGTTCGTGACCGGGGGCACTGAAGCGGGAGTGGAGGCCGCGGCGTCGGCCCTCACCCAAACCGATCTTGAACATCGTTATGCCGCTGCCGTGACGGACGACCGCGTGACTTCCCTGCCCTTACCCTGAGCCAGTCCATGAAGAAGCTCTCCCCACTCGCATACGTTCCCCGCCGCGGCACCCTGCAGACCGCGTCCCTGGCACCCGTGGGGCTTTACCTCGGTGCGTACCTGGTTCTCTGCTTTTTGTCGTCGGACCCGGTCGTACTCGTAGCGGCCACGATCGGCGCGGCGATCGCCGGATTTGGCTGCCGGGCGGATCGAGCGGTCTGGTTTTCGCTGCGGCTCGGCATCTTGCTCGCGGTCTCGATGACCGTAATCAACGTCCTGGTCACCAGTAGGGGAGCCACCGTCCTTGCCCGGCTCGGCGAATGGCCGATCCTGGGACAGGTCAACGTCACCCTGGAGTCGTTCGCGGCGGGTGGAGTGATCGGCCTGCGTGTTCTCGGCACGATGGTCGTCATCGGTGTCTACTCGGCCTGCGTCGACCCCGACCGGATACTTCAGGCGGTTCATGGAGTCGCCCGGCGCTCGGCCCTGACCGCGACCTTGATCTCCCGGCTGGTGCCGCTCGCTGCGACCGACCAGGCGAGGCTCTCCGAAGCGGCCGAGCTCCGCGGACCCGGAGCGACCCCGGTCGGCAAGGTGGCGATGGCTCACCGGCTGCTTTCGAGCTCGCTGGACCGCGCGGTGGACGTCGCGGCGACACTCGAGCTCCGCGGCTACGCGCAGAGCACGCGCGGAACGAAATTCAAGAAAAGCCCTTCCCGGTATGACACCCGCTTCTGGATCGTCGGTTCATTGCTTGCGGTTGCGGCGGTGTCTTCGATCATCGTCGGGGTCGGCGAATTCAGTATGTACCCCGAGCTTGAATACGCGATCAGCCCGCTCTCACTCTCGCTGGCCGCCCTCTACCTGCTTGCTGGTTTCACGACCTGGCGCCGCGGAGGGAGGCGAAATGCCCAGGGCCGCTAAGCAGATCACGGGCCGGCCCGCGCTGGCGATCGAGTCACTGACCTATTCCTACGCCGGCGCCACTGAACCCGTCCTCCGCGACGTGTCCCTACGGGTCGACGCCGGAGAGTTCCTTGTCCTCTCGGGCCGTTCGGGTACGGGAAAGACTTCACTGCTCCGGGCGGCCTGCGGTCTGATTCCTCACTTCCACGGCGGACAGATCGAAGGAGGGGCCGAGGTCGCCGGTCGCGACACGCGCGAGTTCGGTCCGGGTGAACTGGCGGACGTCGTCGGTTACGTCGCCCAGGACCCGGAGACGCAGATCATCTCGACCACGGTTGCGGCTGAACTCGACCTGCCGCTGCGTTTCCGCGGTGACCATCCCGCCGAAAGGGCCCGGGCGGTCGAAGAGGTCGCGCTCGCCCTCAACATCCCGCACCTTCTCCCGCGGACTGTGACCACGCTCTCCGGTGGCGAGATGCAGCGGGTGGCACTGGCCGTCGCGCTGGTGACCCGACCGCCACTGGTGCTGCTCGACGAGCCGACCTCGCAACTCGATCCGGTGGCCGGAGACGAGCTGATCTGGTTGCTGCGCAGGCTGAATGAGGAGTGGGGGGTGGCCGTCGTTCTCGCCGAGCACCGGATCGAACGTTGCCTGGCGGCTGCCGACCGGGTGATCGCGATGGACAAGGGCCGGATCGGGTTCGATGGTGGTCCTCGGGAATTCCTCGAGTACGCGATCGGGGCCGACCCGGCGCTCGCCACTCCGTCGGCGCGGATGTTCTCGTGCGCCGGGGTCGATCCGCTGCCGGTCGGGGTTCGCGACGCCCGGGCTACCCTGCGCCTGCGGGGAGTGGAGCCCGGACTCGAGCCCGGCGAAGTTGTGGTCGAACCCGATGAACCGGAGGCTTCCCGCAAGGGCGGTGCTCTCAAATCGAAGGGCCTCTGGGTCGAACTCGACCCAGGAGACGGGCCGGTTGACGTCTTGCGCGGAATCGACCTCGAGATCGAGCCAGGAGAACGGGTTGCCCTGATGGGCAGGAACGGCGCCGGCAAGTCGACTTTCCTGCGCACTGCAGCAGGACTGATCAATCCGGTCAAAGGAAAAGTGGAGGTGCCCGGCGGAATCGGCCTGCTCACCCAGAACCCCGGTGACTACCTGGTGCGTGAACGCATTTCCGATGAACTCTCCGGTCCGGTCGGGGGAGCCGCCCTGGAAGCGGTCGGCCTGTTTCTTGACCCGGAAAGCGATCCTCGCGACCTCTCCGGCGGGGAACGACAGCGGCTGGCTCTGGCGATCGCTCTCGCGGGACGCATGGAAGGTGACGACTTGCCCGGCTTGATCGCGCTCGACGAGCCGACCCGCGGCATGGACCGAAGCCTGAAGGACGGGTTGAGCAAATTGATCACGAGCCTTTCCGAACGTGGGGCGGCCATGCTCATCTCGACTCACGACGTCGAATTTGCGGTCACTTTCGCGGACCGGGTGGTCCTGCTGGGCGACGGGGAACTGATCGCCGATGCCGACACCGGCACCGTACTTTCGGGGGGCTGGTATTTCGCATCCGAAGTCGCAAGGGTGCTGGATCGTCCTGGCATGGTCAGTATCGGCGACGGCGCCCGGTGGCTCGATGGGGCACTCGGCGAAGGTGGCGCGAAATGACCTGGCAGATCGTCACCCTGATCGTCCTGACGCTGGTCCTCGGTGGCGGCATGCTCTGGTACGAACGG is part of the Thermoleophilia bacterium genome and harbors:
- a CDS encoding FAD-dependent oxidoreductase, coding for MYDIPAPTAYIRTNWLMDPTSLCSYSYLPPDPHGAGLRRMLAEPIADRLFITGEATAISYPATVRGAIESGLRTAGEIARGSEGGRTVIVVGAGASGLACARKLVDDGFDVTVLEGRDRVGGRVRSEELDGVPAELGASWIQGLTGSPLVGMAEDAGVEIVPFDYEFDFVNPAQRRAGLAGEAQMHKGLRSFDGTWAQAAVTPLSDVFPVRRTPGLQ
- a CDS encoding FAD-dependent oxidoreductase, which translates into the protein MTGLGAGVLDKLWLAFDEVFWEPDAEMFQWIDPDRPGLWAEWINGNHYLGKPLLMGLNGGSQAADLSAWSDEEVLRSGMSALEAMYNQAA
- a CDS encoding DUF4430 domain-containing protein is translated as MLVAVVMVFSGCGLGAGSQEGTAELLVTRDHGSEVLADKTLDDLTESENAIRVLDDNAEVETRYGGGFVQSVDGLEGGTPGGRSFDWFFSVNGIVSEVGGAEFPVNAGDQVWWDYRDWTDAMEIGAVVGAFPAPMAGGYDGKEWPVSIECLDSAKACKRVRDQLGEAGVDAEISVKGLAPSDDTLRFVVGTWDRVNADPAAGRLASGPASSGIFARFKLSNGTNTLVGLDQEGDQAGQFGPDAGLVAASRRGEGAPVWFVTGGTEAGVEAAASALTQTDLEHRYAAAVTDDRVTSLPLP
- a CDS encoding DedA family protein; this translates as MHTLPLALGPSWLDPETLIEKFSMLGLLLVVFMESGLMVGFFLPGDSLLFTAGLLSSTTNLLPSIWVLVVLVPIAAIAGDQCGYWIGRRFGPPLFNRPDSRFFKREFVDQTSAFFEKHGPRAIILARFVPIVRAFVPVMAGTSNMNYRTFLTFDIIGGTLWGAGVVTLGYFLGQIDFVADHIELILIGVVIVSVSPVIFELNKARKAADTHQKPEPFENPIDEEGEPVHPEAERDPL
- a CDS encoding ATP-binding cassette domain-containing protein, translating into MPRAAKQITGRPALAIESLTYSYAGATEPVLRDVSLRVDAGEFLVLSGRSGTGKTSLLRAACGLIPHFHGGQIEGGAEVAGRDTREFGPGELADVVGYVAQDPETQIISTTVAAELDLPLRFRGDHPAERARAVEEVALALNIPHLLPRTVTTLSGGEMQRVALAVALVTRPPLVLLDEPTSQLDPVAGDELIWLLRRLNEEWGVAVVLAEHRIERCLAAADRVIAMDKGRIGFDGGPREFLEYAIGADPALATPSARMFSCAGVDPLPVGVRDARATLRLRGVEPGLEPGEVVVEPDEPEASRKGGALKSKGLWVELDPGDGPVDVLRGIDLEIEPGERVALMGRNGAGKSTFLRTAAGLINPVKGKVEVPGGIGLLTQNPGDYLVRERISDELSGPVGGAALEAVGLFLDPESDPRDLSGGERQRLALAIALAGRMEGDDLPGLIALDEPTRGMDRSLKDGLSKLITSLSERGAAMLISTHDVEFAVTFADRVVLLGDGELIADADTGTVLSGGWYFASEVARVLDRPGMVSIGDGARWLDGALGEGGAK